In the Prochlorococcus sp. MIT 1307 genome, one interval contains:
- a CDS encoding DUF2470 domain-containing protein, which yields MKATPLTPDISKRICNHMNADHQEALIQYAKHFGGVVKPKQVKMIDLNPIEMKLEVDGDTVNIAFDHRLIDSSDAHRSLVAMLEETPNRS from the coding sequence ATGAAAGCAACCCCACTAACTCCAGATATCAGCAAACGAATCTGCAACCATATGAATGCTGATCACCAAGAAGCATTAATTCAATATGCAAAGCATTTTGGAGGAGTTGTTAAGCCTAAACAGGTGAAGATGATTGATTTAAACCCAATAGAGATGAAGCTGGAAGTGGATGGGGATACTGTAAATATCGCTTTTGATCACAGACTCATCGACAGCTCAGATGCTCACAGAAGCCTAGTTGCAATGCTTGAAGAAACACCAAATCGCTCCTGA